In one window of Streptomyces kaniharaensis DNA:
- a CDS encoding HAMP domain-containing protein: MDEHPVADSAEQALRQLLAGLTAVRDGDFRTRLTPDRPGVHGEIATVFNGMADQLARVTSEVTRVAREVGTDGRLGGQAQVPDAAGTWLDLTDSVNAMAGNLTWQVRNIAQVTTAVARGDLTQKILVDARGEIMELKNTVNTMVDQLSAFADEVTRVAREVGTEGRLGGQARVPGVAGTWRDLTDSVNSMAGNLTSQVRAIAQVATAVADGDLTQKISVTARGEVLELKTTINTMVDQLGSFADEVTRVAREVGTEGRLGGQADVRDVSGTWRDLTESVNVMADNLTAQVRSIAEVTTAVAEGDLTQKIRVDARGEILQLKETINTMVDQLSAFADEVTRVAREVGTAGNLGGQATVRGVSGTWKDLTDNVNVMASNLTGQVRSMSEVATAVARGDLSRKITVEAKGEVAALADAINTMVDTLSVFADEVTRVAREVGTEGILGGQARVPNVAGTWKDLTDNVNFMAHNLTSQVRNIAQVTTAVAGGDLTRKIDVDARGEILQLKTTINTMVDQLGSFAAEVTRVAREVGSEGRLGGQARVEGVSGTWKRLTENVNELAGNLTRQVRAIAEVTSAVAAGDLTRSISVDASGEVADLKDNINAMVESLRDTTLANQEQDWLKTNLAQLSAAIQGRRDIQAVAEMITDELTPLVGAQYGAFFLAEEGEGGTELALKSTYGRPAAGALERLRLGESLVGQAARSRRTVVVDDLPPGYVTIASGTGSADARSLVILPIALEEWLLGVMEFASVRPFSQVHRDFLEQFAEACGVNIGTLLANARTDELLGESQRLTAELQARSEELQDGQEELRRSNAELEEKAALLAQRNRDIEAKNLEIEQARQELEERARQLTLASMYKSEFLANMSHELRTPLNSLLILAQLLAQNATGNLTPKQVEYAGVIHSAGADLLQLINDILDLSKVEAGKMELAPEPFAVRELLEYVESTFKPLADQKGLAFEVTVHRAVPEELVTDQARLRQVLRNLLSNAVKFTDSGRVELRIERAQGPDLPPELAQTATAVAFHVDDTGIGIDPDHLDSIFGAFQQADGTTSRRYGGTGLGLSISRELARLLGGTITVRSATGQGSRFTLYLPIAAPELRAVAPADESHVLVVEPDPPALLTLLTRAAVDALGTPTPPVRVNSAGDESGLRAALAEGPYRCVVLDLARSGELAPTLLDTLPDSTPVLGYQGDGGGASETGVESVELAFGLDDLRDRLIERLGGRRPPAPASTPVAPPTDDTLAGRTVLIVDDDVRNVFALAAALEQRGLTVLHAPDGAAGLDLLRDHPETDLVLMDVMMPGLDGYAAIEAIRADERFARLPVIAVTAKAMPGDQDKSLAAGADDHVTKPVDTGHLLGRMRHWLEVP; encoded by the coding sequence ATGGACGAGCACCCTGTGGCCGACTCGGCCGAGCAGGCGCTGCGGCAGTTGCTCGCCGGGCTGACGGCCGTCCGCGACGGGGACTTCCGCACCCGGCTCACCCCCGACCGGCCCGGTGTGCACGGGGAGATCGCGACGGTCTTCAACGGCATGGCCGACCAGCTGGCCCGGGTGACCTCCGAGGTGACCCGGGTGGCGCGCGAGGTCGGCACCGACGGGCGGCTCGGCGGCCAGGCCCAGGTGCCGGACGCTGCGGGCACCTGGCTGGACCTCACCGACTCGGTGAACGCGATGGCCGGCAATCTCACCTGGCAGGTGCGCAACATCGCCCAGGTGACCACCGCGGTGGCCCGCGGCGACCTCACCCAGAAGATCCTGGTCGACGCCCGCGGGGAGATCATGGAGCTCAAGAACACCGTCAACACGATGGTCGACCAGCTGTCGGCCTTCGCCGACGAGGTGACGCGGGTGGCGCGGGAGGTCGGTACCGAGGGCCGCCTCGGCGGGCAAGCCCGCGTCCCGGGCGTCGCCGGCACCTGGCGGGACCTCACCGACTCGGTGAACTCCATGGCCGGCAACCTCACCTCCCAGGTGCGCGCCATCGCACAGGTGGCCACGGCCGTCGCCGATGGCGACCTCACCCAGAAGATCTCGGTGACCGCGCGCGGAGAGGTCCTGGAGCTGAAGACGACCATCAACACGATGGTCGACCAGCTGGGTTCCTTCGCCGACGAGGTGACGCGGGTGGCGCGGGAGGTCGGCACCGAGGGCCGGCTCGGCGGCCAGGCGGACGTGCGGGACGTCTCCGGGACGTGGCGCGACCTCACCGAGTCCGTCAACGTCATGGCGGACAACCTCACCGCCCAGGTCCGTTCCATCGCCGAGGTCACGACCGCGGTCGCCGAGGGCGACCTCACCCAGAAGATCCGGGTGGACGCGCGCGGCGAGATCCTGCAGCTGAAGGAGACCATCAACACAATGGTCGACCAGCTGTCCGCTTTCGCCGACGAGGTGACCCGGGTGGCGCGGGAGGTGGGCACCGCCGGCAACCTGGGCGGCCAGGCGACCGTCCGGGGCGTCTCCGGCACCTGGAAGGACCTCACCGACAACGTCAACGTGATGGCCTCCAACCTCACCGGCCAGGTCCGCTCGATGTCCGAGGTGGCGACCGCCGTCGCACGGGGCGACCTGTCCCGGAAGATCACCGTGGAGGCCAAGGGCGAGGTCGCGGCGCTCGCCGACGCGATCAACACCATGGTGGACACCCTGTCGGTCTTCGCCGACGAGGTCACCCGGGTGGCCCGCGAGGTCGGCACCGAGGGCATCCTCGGCGGCCAGGCCCGGGTCCCGAACGTCGCCGGAACGTGGAAGGACCTCACCGACAACGTCAACTTCATGGCGCACAACCTGACGAGCCAGGTGCGCAACATCGCCCAGGTCACCACGGCCGTCGCCGGGGGTGATCTCACCCGCAAGATCGACGTCGACGCGCGCGGCGAGATCCTGCAGCTGAAGACCACCATCAACACGATGGTCGACCAGCTGGGCTCCTTCGCCGCCGAGGTCACCCGGGTCGCCCGGGAGGTCGGCAGCGAGGGCCGCCTCGGCGGCCAGGCCCGGGTCGAGGGCGTCTCCGGCACCTGGAAGCGGCTCACCGAGAACGTCAACGAGCTGGCCGGCAACCTCACCCGGCAGGTCCGCGCGATCGCCGAGGTCACCAGCGCCGTCGCCGCCGGCGACCTCACCCGCTCGATCAGCGTGGACGCCTCCGGCGAGGTCGCTGACCTCAAGGACAACATCAATGCGATGGTCGAGTCGCTGCGCGACACCACCCTGGCCAACCAGGAGCAGGACTGGCTCAAGACCAACCTGGCCCAACTCTCCGCCGCCATCCAGGGCCGGCGGGACATCCAGGCCGTCGCCGAGATGATCACCGACGAGCTGACGCCGCTGGTCGGTGCCCAGTACGGCGCCTTCTTCCTCGCCGAGGAGGGCGAGGGCGGCACCGAACTGGCCCTGAAGAGCACCTACGGGCGGCCCGCCGCGGGGGCCCTGGAGCGGCTGCGGCTGGGCGAGTCCCTCGTCGGCCAGGCCGCCCGCAGCCGGCGGACCGTCGTCGTCGACGACCTGCCGCCCGGCTACGTCACCATCGCCTCCGGCACGGGCTCCGCCGACGCCCGGTCGCTCGTCATCCTGCCCATCGCGCTGGAGGAGTGGCTGCTCGGCGTCATGGAGTTCGCCTCCGTCCGCCCGTTCAGCCAGGTCCACCGCGACTTCCTGGAACAGTTCGCCGAGGCCTGCGGCGTCAACATCGGCACCCTGCTCGCCAACGCCCGTACCGACGAACTGCTCGGCGAGTCCCAGCGGCTCACCGCCGAACTCCAGGCCCGCTCCGAGGAGTTGCAGGACGGACAGGAGGAGCTGCGGCGCTCCAACGCCGAGCTGGAGGAGAAGGCGGCCCTGCTCGCCCAGCGCAACCGTGACATCGAGGCCAAGAACCTGGAGATCGAACAGGCCCGCCAGGAACTGGAAGAACGCGCACGGCAGTTGACCCTCGCCTCCATGTACAAGTCCGAGTTCCTGGCCAACATGAGCCACGAACTGCGCACCCCGCTCAACAGCCTGCTCATCCTCGCCCAGCTGCTCGCCCAGAACGCCACCGGCAACCTCACCCCCAAGCAGGTCGAGTACGCGGGTGTCATCCACTCCGCCGGCGCCGACCTGCTCCAGCTCATCAACGACATCCTCGACCTCTCCAAGGTCGAGGCCGGCAAGATGGAACTGGCCCCCGAACCCTTCGCCGTGCGCGAGCTGCTGGAGTACGTCGAGTCCACCTTCAAACCCCTCGCGGACCAGAAGGGCCTCGCCTTCGAGGTCACCGTGCACCGGGCGGTGCCCGAGGAACTCGTCACCGACCAGGCGCGGCTGCGCCAGGTGCTGCGCAATCTGCTGTCCAACGCCGTCAAGTTCACCGACTCGGGCCGGGTCGAGCTGCGGATCGAACGCGCCCAGGGCCCGGACCTGCCGCCCGAACTCGCCCAGACCGCAACGGCGGTGGCCTTCCACGTCGACGACACCGGCATCGGCATCGACCCGGACCATCTGGACTCCATCTTCGGCGCCTTCCAGCAGGCCGACGGCACCACTAGCCGGCGCTACGGCGGCACCGGCCTCGGGCTGTCCATCAGCCGCGAGCTCGCCCGGCTGCTCGGCGGCACCATCACCGTCCGCTCTGCCACCGGGCAGGGCAGCCGCTTCACCCTCTACCTCCCGATCGCCGCGCCCGAACTCCGGGCCGTGGCACCGGCGGACGAGTCGCACGTCCTCGTCGTCGAACCCGACCCGCCGGCCCTGCTCACCCTGCTCACCCGCGCCGCCGTGGACGCGCTGGGCACGCCGACGCCGCCGGTGCGGGTGAACAGCGCCGGTGACGAATCCGGACTGCGGGCCGCGCTGGCCGAGGGCCCCTACCGCTGCGTCGTGCTCGACCTCGCCCGCTCCGGCGAACTCGCACCGACGCTGCTCGACACTCTGCCGGACAGCACCCCCGTCCTCGGATACCAGGGCGACGGCGGCGGCGCGTCCGAAACCGGCGTCGAAAGCGTCGAACTCGCCTTCGGACTGGACGATCTGCGGGACCGCCTGATCGAGCGGCTCGGTGGCCGCCGCCCGCCCGCGCCCGCCTCCACCCCGGTCGCCCCGCCCACGGACGACACGCTCGCCGGGCGGACCGTCCTGATCGTCGACGACGACGTCCGCAACGTCTTCGCCCTGGCCGCCGCCCTCGAACAGCGCGGCCTGACCGTCCTGCACGCCCCCGACGGCGCCGCCGGACTCGACCTCCTGCGGGACCACCCCGAGACCGACCTCGTCCTGATGGACGTCATGATGCCCGGCCTCGACGGCTACGCCGCCATCGAGGCCATCCGCGCCGACGAACGCTTCGCCCGCCTGCCCGTCATCGCCGTCACCGCCAAGGCGATGCCCGGCGACCAGGACAAGAGTCTCGCGGCGGGCGCCGACGACCACGTCACCAAGCCCGTCGACACCGGCCACCTGCTCGGCCGGATGCGGCACTGGCTGGAGGTGCCATGA
- a CDS encoding HAD family hydrolase, whose translation MTTTAAALFDVDGTLLDTNCFHTLAWWEALRQYDRTLPAARVHRAVGMGADQLLDHLLGEHRDHGDDEAIAAAHDALYARHWPAITPLPRAAELLRACAGRGWRVVLASSASDREIAVLRRALDADDVIAAVTTADDVAATKPAPDLVRAALDRAGASGPAHAVFVGDTVWDVAAAGRAGVPCVALESGGFAAQDLLGCGAAEVHRDTAELLADLGDSLLARLPG comes from the coding sequence ATGACGACGACCGCAGCGGCCCTCTTCGACGTCGACGGAACCCTGCTCGACACCAACTGCTTCCACACCCTGGCCTGGTGGGAGGCCCTGCGGCAGTACGACCGCACACTCCCGGCCGCCCGGGTCCACCGGGCCGTCGGCATGGGGGCCGACCAACTGCTCGACCACCTGCTCGGCGAGCACCGCGACCACGGCGACGACGAGGCGATCGCCGCCGCCCACGACGCCCTCTACGCCCGCCACTGGCCGGCGATCACACCGCTGCCCCGTGCCGCCGAACTCCTGCGCGCCTGCGCGGGCCGCGGCTGGCGGGTCGTCCTGGCCAGCTCCGCCTCCGACCGGGAGATCGCCGTGCTGCGCCGTGCGCTCGACGCCGACGACGTGATCGCGGCAGTCACCACCGCCGACGACGTGGCCGCGACCAAGCCCGCGCCGGATCTCGTCCGGGCCGCCCTGGACCGTGCGGGCGCCTCCGGGCCCGCGCACGCGGTGTTCGTCGGCGACACCGTCTGGGACGTCGCCGCCGCAGGCCGGGCCGGGGTGCCGTGCGTCGCTCTGGAGAGCGGCGGCTTCGCCGCGCAGGACCTGCTCGGCTGCGGTGCGGCCGAGGTCCACCGCGACACCGCCGAGCTGCTGGCCGACCTCGGTGACAGTCTCCTCGCCCGGCTCCCGGGCTGA
- a CDS encoding STAS domain-containing protein — MTHRPPKTQNGTAGQVGRLTVEAQPWAEGTILALYGELDLDTVAGLHAALDPALAEPATVVVIDCAGLEFCDSTGLNALLRAQARAAADDSRIELARPLPLVLRMLELTGATDAFPIRDAVPG, encoded by the coding sequence ATGACACACCGCCCGCCGAAAACCCAGAACGGCACCGCCGGCCAGGTGGGCAGGCTCACCGTAGAGGCCCAGCCGTGGGCCGAGGGCACCATCCTCGCCCTCTACGGCGAGCTCGACCTCGACACGGTCGCCGGCCTGCACGCGGCCCTCGACCCGGCGCTGGCCGAGCCGGCCACCGTCGTCGTGATCGACTGCGCCGGGCTGGAGTTCTGCGACTCCACCGGACTCAACGCCCTGCTCCGGGCCCAGGCCCGCGCGGCCGCAGACGACAGCCGTATCGAACTGGCCCGCCCCCTGCCACTGGTCCTGCGGATGCTCGAACTCACCGGCGCCACCGACGCGTTCCCGATCCGGGACGCCGTGCCGGGCTGA
- a CDS encoding enolase C-terminal domain-like protein translates to MTAVERIGVHVYTVPTDAPEADGTLAWDSTTLILAEAVGGPHTGLGWTYGAAATAAVIREELAPLVTGRDPHDTSAAYEAMNRAVRNTGRPGLVAGAISAVDLALWDLRGHLLGLPLARLLGGAARPVRVYGSGGFTTYSAATMERQLRHWTDDQGIPRVKIKIGESWGTRERRDLERVRAARTAVGDRTELYTDANGGYRRKQAVRIGACLADEGVTWFEEPVSSDDLTGLRAVRDAAAPDVTAGEYGYDLAYFARMLPAVDCLQADATRCGGLTGWLRAAALAEAHGLDVSAHCAPHLHAHAATAVPNCRHLEWFHDHVRLERLLFDGTLDPTGGTVTPGADGAPGHGLRLAPARAAEYRIA, encoded by the coding sequence ATGACCGCCGTCGAACGGATCGGCGTCCACGTCTACACCGTGCCCACCGACGCCCCCGAGGCGGACGGCACCCTCGCCTGGGACAGCACCACGCTGATCCTGGCCGAGGCCGTCGGCGGCCCGCACACCGGCCTCGGCTGGACCTACGGCGCAGCCGCCACCGCCGCGGTCATCCGCGAGGAGCTCGCCCCATTGGTCACCGGGCGCGACCCGCACGACACCAGCGCCGCGTACGAGGCGATGAACCGCGCGGTGCGCAACACCGGCCGGCCCGGCCTGGTCGCGGGCGCGATCTCCGCCGTCGACCTCGCCCTGTGGGACCTGCGCGGACACCTGCTCGGCCTGCCCCTCGCCCGGCTGCTCGGCGGCGCCGCCCGGCCCGTGCGGGTGTACGGTAGCGGAGGCTTCACGACCTACTCGGCGGCCACCATGGAACGGCAGCTGCGCCACTGGACCGACGACCAGGGCATCCCCCGCGTCAAGATCAAGATCGGCGAGTCCTGGGGGACCCGGGAGCGGCGCGACCTCGAACGGGTCCGGGCCGCCCGTACCGCCGTCGGCGACCGGACCGAGCTGTACACCGACGCCAACGGCGGCTACCGGCGCAAGCAGGCCGTCCGGATCGGCGCCTGTCTCGCCGACGAGGGCGTCACATGGTTCGAGGAACCGGTCTCCTCCGACGACCTCACCGGCCTGCGCGCCGTCCGCGACGCCGCCGCGCCCGACGTCACCGCCGGGGAGTACGGCTACGACCTCGCCTACTTCGCCCGCATGCTGCCCGCCGTCGACTGCCTCCAGGCCGACGCCACCCGCTGCGGCGGCCTCACCGGCTGGCTGCGCGCCGCCGCCCTCGCCGAGGCACACGGCCTGGACGTCTCCGCGCACTGCGCCCCGCACCTGCACGCCCACGCCGCCACGGCCGTCCCCAACTGCCGCCACCTGGAGTGGTTCCACGACCACGTCCGGCTCGAGCGGCTGCTCTTCGACGGCACCCTCGACCCCACCGGCGGCACCGTCACCCCCGGCGCGGACGGCGCGCCCGGCCACGGGCTGCGCCTCGCGCCCGCCCGGGCCGCGGAGTACCGGATCGCGTGA
- a CDS encoding GMC family oxidoreductase — translation MRTATASPATTCSPRPRYWDRETAAVVLARTGPQPPLRFFAPAEEATARALVDLLLDHPDVPLLPMIDARLAERQTDGWRYADMPEDDEAWRRTLRALDDDADGPFAALTEVQQRALVGRVRELHGERWHGLPARHVWSLWTRYACTAYYAHPTAWNEIGFGGPAHPRGYLRLGASLREPWEVADAHSHPPRPPDHQPVRPPPPATDPGRHSRLRAAAATVRANAAAEREVRRTNSSAWLLPRDGRGLDHALLRDMRRYDDRDEVDLLIVGCGAGGATLAQRMARHGWSVVVLEAGPFWDPLTDWVSDEAGSHHLYWTEPRVISGADPVPLGANNSGRGVGGSMVHFAGYAPRFHPSDFHTHALDGVGADWPIDYADLRDSYRRLEYELPVAGQYWPWGEPHPYPHPPHPVGGNGEIFLRGAAALGIQARVGPVAITSGRFGRRPHCIYRGFCLQGCKVNAKASPLITHVPDALAHGAEIRADSMATAVELGPDGLACGVRYLRGGREHLQQARTVAVAGYAIETPRLLLNSACPRFPEGLCNEHDLVGRYVMVQGAPQTSGRFDEEIRAYKAPPPEVSTEQYYETGPDRPYKRGFTIQNISPLPITWAEHVVAQGHWGADLRAYLSDYVHWATLGAMAELLPQPDNRVTLAAETDRHGLPVAEFAFSQCENDRRLIRAAREVMEDILRAAGASEVITIDRYAHLVGGCRMAADHWSGVVDHRLRTFAVPNLLITDGSVLPTQGSANPALTIMALVDRAAGLLAAGARSGLRAPS, via the coding sequence CTGAGGACCGCAACCGCTTCCCCGGCTACGACGTGCTCGCCCAGGCCCCGGTACTGGGACCGCGAAACGGCCGCCGTCGTTCTCGCCCGGACCGGCCCGCAGCCACCGCTGCGGTTCTTCGCCCCCGCCGAGGAGGCCACCGCCCGCGCCCTGGTGGACCTGCTGCTCGACCACCCGGACGTCCCGCTGCTGCCGATGATCGACGCCCGGCTCGCCGAGCGGCAGACCGACGGCTGGCGCTACGCCGACATGCCGGAGGACGACGAGGCCTGGCGGCGCACCCTGCGCGCCCTGGACGATGACGCCGACGGCCCGTTCGCCGCCCTCACCGAGGTGCAGCAGCGGGCACTGGTCGGCCGGGTCCGGGAACTGCACGGCGAGCGCTGGCACGGCCTGCCCGCCCGGCACGTCTGGAGCCTGTGGACTCGCTACGCCTGCACCGCCTACTACGCCCACCCCACCGCCTGGAACGAGATCGGTTTCGGCGGCCCCGCCCACCCGCGCGGCTACCTGCGCCTCGGTGCGAGCCTGCGCGAGCCCTGGGAGGTCGCCGACGCCCACTCCCACCCGCCCCGGCCGCCCGACCACCAACCCGTCCGTCCGCCGCCGCCGGCCACCGACCCCGGACGCCACTCCCGCCTGCGGGCCGCCGCCGCCACCGTCCGGGCCAACGCCGCCGCCGAACGCGAGGTCCGCCGCACCAACTCCTCCGCCTGGCTGTTGCCGCGCGACGGGCGCGGCCTCGACCACGCGCTGCTGCGCGACATGCGCCGCTACGACGACAGGGACGAGGTCGACCTGCTGATCGTCGGCTGCGGCGCCGGCGGCGCCACCCTCGCCCAGCGGATGGCCCGCCACGGCTGGAGCGTCGTCGTACTGGAGGCCGGACCTTTCTGGGATCCGCTCACCGACTGGGTCAGCGACGAGGCCGGCTCCCACCACCTGTACTGGACCGAGCCGCGCGTCATCTCCGGCGCCGATCCGGTGCCGCTCGGCGCCAACAACTCCGGCCGCGGCGTGGGCGGTTCGATGGTCCACTTCGCCGGGTACGCGCCCCGCTTCCACCCCTCCGACTTCCACACCCACGCGCTCGACGGCGTCGGCGCCGACTGGCCCATCGACTACGCCGACCTGCGCGACTCCTACCGGCGGCTGGAGTACGAACTCCCCGTCGCCGGCCAGTACTGGCCGTGGGGCGAGCCGCACCCCTACCCGCACCCGCCGCACCCCGTCGGCGGCAACGGCGAGATCTTCCTGCGCGGCGCCGCGGCCCTCGGCATCCAGGCCCGCGTCGGCCCGGTCGCCATCACCAGCGGCCGCTTCGGACGCCGCCCGCACTGCATCTACCGCGGATTCTGCCTCCAGGGCTGCAAGGTCAACGCCAAGGCCTCCCCGTTGATCACCCACGTCCCCGACGCCCTCGCCCACGGTGCCGAGATCCGCGCCGACAGCATGGCCACCGCCGTCGAGCTGGGCCCCGACGGGCTCGCGTGCGGCGTGCGCTACCTCCGCGGCGGCCGGGAACACCTCCAGCAGGCCCGCACCGTGGCCGTCGCCGGGTACGCCATCGAGACCCCGCGCCTGCTCCTCAACTCCGCCTGCCCACGCTTCCCCGAGGGCCTGTGCAACGAGCACGACCTGGTCGGCCGCTACGTCATGGTGCAGGGCGCGCCGCAGACCTCCGGCCGCTTCGACGAGGAGATCCGCGCCTACAAGGCCCCGCCGCCCGAGGTCTCCACCGAGCAGTACTACGAGACCGGCCCCGACCGGCCGTACAAGCGCGGATTCACCATCCAGAACATCTCCCCGCTGCCCATCACCTGGGCCGAGCACGTCGTCGCCCAGGGCCACTGGGGAGCCGACCTGCGGGCCTACCTCTCCGACTACGTGCACTGGGCCACCCTCGGCGCGATGGCCGAGCTGCTGCCCCAGCCGGACAACCGGGTCACCCTCGCCGCCGAGACCGACCGGCACGGGCTGCCCGTCGCAGAGTTCGCCTTCTCCCAGTGCGAGAACGACCGGCGGCTGATCCGCGCCGCCCGCGAGGTGATGGAGGACATCCTGCGCGCGGCCGGCGCGAGCGAGGTCATCACCATCGACCGCTATGCCCACCTCGTGGGCGGCTGCCGGATGGCCGCCGACCACTGGAGCGGCGTGGTGGACCACCGCCTGCGCACCTTCGCCGTGCCCAACCTGCTGATCACCGACGGCAGCGTGCTGCCCACCCAGGGCAGCGCCAACCCCGCGCTCACCATCATGGCGCTGGTCGACCGGGCCGCCGGCCTGCTCGCGGCGGGCGCCCGCTCCGGACTGCGAGCCCCGTCATGA
- a CDS encoding thiamine pyrophosphate-requiring protein has protein sequence MSPKVSDHILERLRAWDVEYVFGYPGDGINGLLSAWGRADNHPVFVQARHEEMAAFEAVGYAKFSGRTAVCAATSGPGAIHLLNGLYDAKLDHVPVVAVVGQTDRSAMGGSYQQEVDLLGLFKDVAAEYCQMVTVPEQLPNVLDRAMRTAAARRTVTAVIVPADVQELDYSPPQHAFKMVPSSLGSPRWTVLPDETELRRAADVLNSGSRVAMLVGQGARNARRQVQQTAELLGAGVAKALLGKDALPDVLPYVTGAIGLLGTRPSYELMRDCDTLLTVGSSFPYTQFLPEFGQARGVQIDLDPFMVGLRYPYEVNLVGDAAGTLDALLPLLIRKEDRTWQNTVCDNTERWWEVMERRAGVEADPINPEYAVHALDHLLPDDAMVTADSGSAANWYARHLRFRGTMRGSLSGTLATMGPGVPYAIGAKFAHPDRPAIALVGDGAMQMNGLAELITVAKYWQQWEDPRLVVAVLNNRDLNQVTWEMRAMEGAPSFLPSQELPDVDYAGFAATLGLAAERADEPGQVPDGWQRALAADRPFLLELRTDPAVPPIPPHATWEQIQAAAASVLRGDEDRAAMVRQGFKAKLQELLPSFGGRHGNH, from the coding sequence GTGTCCCCGAAGGTTTCCGACCACATCCTGGAGCGACTGCGAGCCTGGGACGTCGAGTACGTCTTCGGCTACCCCGGCGACGGCATCAACGGGCTGCTCTCGGCCTGGGGCCGGGCCGACAACCATCCGGTCTTCGTCCAGGCCCGGCACGAGGAGATGGCCGCGTTCGAGGCCGTCGGCTACGCCAAGTTCTCCGGCCGCACCGCGGTCTGCGCGGCGACCTCCGGACCGGGCGCGATCCACCTGCTCAACGGGCTGTACGACGCCAAGCTCGACCATGTCCCGGTGGTGGCGGTGGTCGGCCAGACCGACCGCAGCGCCATGGGCGGTTCCTACCAGCAGGAAGTCGACCTGCTCGGCCTGTTCAAGGACGTCGCCGCCGAGTACTGCCAGATGGTGACCGTCCCCGAGCAACTGCCCAACGTGCTCGACCGGGCCATGCGCACCGCCGCCGCCCGCCGCACCGTCACCGCCGTCATCGTCCCCGCCGACGTCCAGGAGCTCGACTACAGCCCGCCGCAGCACGCCTTCAAGATGGTGCCGTCCAGCCTGGGCAGCCCGCGCTGGACGGTCCTCCCCGACGAGACCGAGCTGCGCCGGGCCGCCGACGTGCTCAACTCCGGCAGCAGGGTCGCGATGCTGGTCGGCCAAGGCGCCCGCAACGCCCGGCGGCAGGTCCAGCAGACCGCCGAACTCCTCGGCGCCGGCGTCGCGAAGGCACTGCTCGGCAAGGACGCGCTGCCCGACGTCCTGCCCTACGTCACCGGGGCGATCGGCCTGCTCGGCACCCGCCCCTCGTACGAGCTGATGCGCGACTGCGACACCCTGCTCACCGTGGGCTCCAGCTTCCCGTACACCCAGTTCCTGCCCGAATTCGGGCAGGCCAGGGGCGTGCAGATCGACCTCGACCCGTTCATGGTGGGGCTGCGCTACCCGTACGAGGTCAACCTGGTGGGCGACGCGGCCGGCACGCTCGACGCGCTGCTGCCGCTGCTGATCCGCAAGGAGGACCGCACCTGGCAGAACACCGTCTGCGACAACACCGAGCGCTGGTGGGAGGTCATGGAACGGCGGGCCGGGGTCGAGGCGGACCCGATCAACCCCGAGTACGCCGTGCACGCCCTCGACCACCTGTTGCCCGACGACGCCATGGTCACCGCCGACTCCGGCTCCGCCGCCAACTGGTACGCCCGCCACCTGCGCTTCCGCGGCACGATGCGCGGCTCGCTGTCCGGCACCCTGGCCACCATGGGCCCGGGCGTGCCGTACGCGATCGGCGCCAAGTTCGCCCACCCGGACCGGCCCGCGATCGCCCTGGTCGGCGACGGCGCCATGCAGATGAACGGCCTCGCCGAGCTGATCACCGTCGCCAAGTACTGGCAGCAGTGGGAGGATCCGCGCCTCGTGGTCGCAGTGCTCAACAACCGTGACCTCAACCAGGTCACCTGGGAGATGCGGGCCATGGAGGGCGCGCCGAGCTTCCTGCCCTCGCAGGAACTCCCGGACGTCGACTACGCCGGCTTCGCCGCCACCCTCGGCCTCGCCGCCGAGCGGGCCGACGAGCCCGGCCAGGTGCCCGACGGGTGGCAGCGCGCCCTCGCCGCCGACCGCCCGTTCCTGCTGGAACTGCGCACCGACCCGGCCGTGCCGCCGATCCCGCCGCACGCCACCTGGGAACAGATCCAGGCCGCCGCCGCGTCCGTGCTGCGCGGGGACGAGGACCGCGCGGCGATGGTCCGCCAGGGGTTCAAGGCCAAGCTCCAGGAACTCCTGCCGTCGTTCGGAGGCCGACATGGGAACCACTGA